In the genome of Telluria mixta, the window GAGATTCGCCGACTTCATCTTGAGTTCGGCGCTTTCCTGGAAGTGGGCGAGGATGCGTTGAGTATTCATAGTCAAAGATTATAGTGCAGTGGCAATGCCCGGCGATCAAGGTCAGCAAAAAATGCTTACACTTCAATGGCGTTCCTTAACCATTCGACATGAGCTCCGTCGATGGCGACGACGTCGATGCGGCAGGGCGGCAGGCGATTGAAACGTTGTAAATAAAACTGGGCGGCGCGGATGATGCGGCGAATCTTCGCCGGCGTGATGCTTTCCGCCGCGCCGACTGGGGCCCCGGCCGCGCGCTGGCGCACTTCCACGAACACGAGGGTGGCGCCGTCGCGCAGGATCAGGTCGATTTCTCCCAGCTTGCACTGGAAGTTCGCTTCCACCAGGACGAGACCGTGGCGTTCGAGCCAGGCCAGCGCCACGTCTTCCCACGCCCGCCCCTGCTCCTGCTTGCGCGACAGCCGGGTCGGCCACATGTCAGCGGCCCTTGTCGACGGGCTCGAACGCGCCGCCGCGGACGACGACGGCCGCTTCGACCCGCTGCAGCTGCAACTGGCCGCCGGGGCCGGCGACCACGTCGAGCCGCCCCGTGACGCCATCCACGCCGAACGGCGCGCCATCCCGCAGCGCCAGTTCGCGCGCGACGCGGAAGGCATCGATGCCGAGGGCGTACAGACGGTCCATGTCGAGCGGCTGTTCCGTATTCAGCGGCCGCGGGTAGACCATCACGGCCGGGTGGTCGGGCAGCACGATCCACGGCAGGTCGAGGAGGCGCACGCCGTCGAGGCCAGGGACGTCCGGCGCCGCCGACCGCCCCGGATTCGCCGGCCCGCCGCCGTAGCAGGGGAGCGCGGCGGCCAGCGCGCGTACGGGGCGTAACGCCGTGCTGTCGAGCGCGGCGAACAGCAGGTCCGGTGGGTCGATCTCCAGTTTCTGCTTCAGTTCCTCGATGGCCGCCTTGCCCCCTTCGCCGGACGGTACCGCGAAGCGCTGGTTCGTGTGGCCCAACTGGACCCAGCGCCCCTCGAACGCACCGGCCGCCCGCTGC includes:
- a CDS encoding YraN family protein, with amino-acid sequence MWPTRLSRKQEQGRAWEDVALAWLERHGLVLVEANFQCKLGEIDLILRDGATLVFVEVRQRAAGAPVGAAESITPAKIRRIIRAAQFYLQRFNRLPPCRIDVVAIDGAHVEWLRNAIEV